In Pantoea phytobeneficialis, one genomic interval encodes:
- a CDS encoding DeoR/GlpR family DNA-binding transcription regulator: MINQPRLDEIKRVLSHDKRVRVTELAQKFVVSEETIRRDLKYLEEQGVLRRVHGGAILPVPSEEQPLQIRSRIKPRAKLRMGQLASELVEEGMALFLDTGTSTLALAQQLTRFSRLKIVTNSLDIATLLTQQSENAVTLTPGRVRRNDNALIGPHTLDFARQFHYDIAFMGIGAVDRENGFMDYEEPEALLRRVLSTHCRQSVILADEGKFGLRTFINTLPFSAVDTLVTNVPPPAAFVASLENAHVNILHPGNAADDATRLSGI, encoded by the coding sequence ATGATTAACCAGCCGCGACTCGATGAGATCAAACGGGTATTGAGCCACGACAAACGGGTGCGCGTCACTGAACTGGCGCAGAAGTTTGTGGTATCGGAAGAGACCATCCGCCGCGATTTGAAGTATCTGGAGGAGCAGGGCGTGCTGCGCCGGGTGCACGGTGGGGCGATTTTGCCGGTGCCAAGCGAGGAACAGCCGCTGCAAATTCGCAGCCGTATCAAACCGCGCGCCAAACTGCGCATGGGGCAGTTGGCAAGTGAGCTGGTGGAGGAGGGTATGGCGCTGTTTCTTGATACCGGCACCTCTACGCTGGCACTGGCACAGCAACTGACGCGCTTCTCGCGGCTGAAGATTGTCACCAATTCACTGGATATTGCCACGCTGCTGACGCAGCAGAGCGAAAACGCTGTGACGCTAACACCAGGGCGCGTCAGGCGAAACGATAACGCACTTATCGGTCCCCATACGCTGGATTTTGCCCGGCAGTTCCATTACGACATCGCCTTTATGGGGATCGGTGCGGTGGACCGGGAAAATGGCTTTATGGACTACGAAGAACCGGAGGCGCTATTACGGCGCGTGCTGAGCACGCACTGCCGCCAGAGCGTGATTCTGGCGGATGAAGGCAAATTTGGACTGCGCACTTTTATTAACACGTTGCCGTTCAGCGCGGTGGACACCTTAGTGACCAACGTGCCGCCACCGGCAGCTTTTGTAGCAAGTCTGGAGAACGCACATGTCAACATCCTCCATCCCGGCAACGCTGCGGATGACGCCACGCGACTATCAGGCATTTGA
- a CDS encoding amidase: MPDLLTAAAQISQGKSSSVALVEGCLRQIKTHNPTLNAFGDVYDQQALAEAEICDRERQQGKLRGPLHGVPFGIKDLFATAGLRTTKGSLTALDNVPDSDAPIIARLKAAGAIIIGKTATTEFGWTGSSYSRVFGHGRNPWDPTLTSGGSSSGSAISVAARMVPAALGSDGGGSVRIPGAFCGIFALKASLGRIPTWPWSATEMLSHAGPMTRTVRDSALLFDLLSGPDARDHQALPAKTESWLARCDAPLPRLRVHYSPTLFNTPVDDRIAACVEQAVEHMAHALPVTLTAKALSWQSPFATFDTLWSGGRGVAYGAALQHQHHQLDPGFAALIERAQRIELADYLAAQKQRAAFAGQVHALFDEVDLLITPTLPVLPFAADRHVPEGQADGDSGVEWARWTPFTWPFNLSGNPAATVPCGFTPEGLPVGLQVIGRRYAEGEVLQFCAALEALMPWDQHQPKL, translated from the coding sequence TGCCGGATTTGTTGACCGCTGCGGCGCAGATTAGTCAGGGTAAAAGCAGCAGCGTGGCATTGGTGGAAGGTTGTTTACGTCAGATAAAAACCCACAATCCCACATTGAATGCATTTGGCGATGTTTATGACCAGCAGGCGCTGGCGGAAGCGGAAATCTGTGACCGTGAGCGGCAGCAAGGAAAATTGCGCGGTCCGTTGCACGGTGTACCGTTTGGCATTAAAGACCTGTTTGCCACTGCCGGATTACGTACCACAAAAGGTTCGCTGACGGCGCTGGATAACGTACCGGACAGCGATGCGCCGATTATTGCGCGCCTCAAAGCGGCAGGGGCGATCATTATTGGCAAAACCGCCACCACTGAATTCGGCTGGACCGGTTCCAGTTATTCGCGCGTGTTTGGTCACGGCCGCAATCCGTGGGATCCCACATTGACCAGCGGCGGCTCCAGTTCCGGGTCGGCGATCAGCGTGGCGGCGCGGATGGTGCCAGCCGCACTGGGATCGGATGGTGGAGGATCGGTACGCATTCCCGGCGCATTTTGTGGCATTTTTGCGCTCAAAGCCTCGTTGGGGCGAATCCCCACCTGGCCGTGGTCAGCCACCGAGATGCTCAGCCATGCCGGGCCGATGACCCGCACGGTGCGCGACAGCGCGTTGCTGTTTGACTTGCTTTCCGGCCCGGATGCGCGAGATCACCAGGCGCTGCCTGCCAAAACGGAAAGCTGGCTGGCAAGGTGTGATGCGCCACTGCCCCGTCTGCGCGTGCATTACAGCCCGACCTTATTCAATACGCCGGTGGATGATCGCATCGCCGCCTGTGTTGAGCAGGCGGTTGAACACATGGCACACGCGCTGCCCGTGACGCTGACGGCCAAAGCGCTGAGCTGGCAAAGCCCGTTTGCCACCTTTGACACGTTGTGGAGCGGTGGGCGAGGGGTGGCGTATGGCGCGGCCCTGCAACACCAACATCATCAGCTGGACCCCGGTTTTGCCGCGCTGATTGAACGCGCACAACGGATTGAACTGGCGGATTACCTGGCTGCGCAAAAACAGCGCGCCGCCTTTGCCGGTCAGGTGCATGCGCTCTTTGACGAAGTGGATTTGCTGATCACCCCGACGCTGCCGGTGCTGCCGTTTGCTGCCGATCGTCACGTTCCTGAAGGCCAGGCGGATGGCGACAGCGGTGTCGAGTGGGCGCGCTGGACGCCCTTTACCTGGCCGTTCAACCTGAGCGGCAATCCGGCCGCCACGGTGCCGTGCGGATTTACCCCGGAAGGCTTGCCAGTAGGGTTACAGGTGATCGGTCGTCGTTATGCCGAAGGGGAGGTGTTGCAGTTCTGTGCCGCGCTGGAAGCGTTAATGCCGTGGGATCAGCATCAGCCCAAATTATAA